AAATTATATTCAAAACGAGAGGAACTATATGACAGATAAGCTCATCGATACGAACATTCTTGTATATGCTTATGATACCTCTGAAGGAATAAAACATGAGGCATCAAAGAACCTTTTGAAACAGATATGGGAAGCAGGTGGAGGAATTGTCTGTGTGCAAAATATGATGGAATTCTTTGTTGTTATTACCCAAAAAGTTGAGAACCCTATTGATGTTAAAGAAGCAAAAACTATCGTAGAAGATATTCTTAAATCAGATAATTGGAAGATTATTGATAGGGATGTAGATACATTTTTAAGTGCTATTGATCTTGTTTCTAAATATAATATTCATTTATGGGATGCTGTCATCGCAGCTTGTATGAAGGAGAATGGGATCATTGAAATTGTAACAGAGAACAAAGCAGATTTTGAAAAGATTCCAGACATAAGGGTTATTATTCCATTCTGAATGTTTTAAAAGAGTAAGTTCCCATATTTCCCTACCTCAAAATGGGTTAGGCTCTAATTCCACGATCTCGAGTCGCCGAACCATTTTTGGTCAAAAAAATGGCAAATTTGACATTTTCCGTAACCCGGTGTAATTCAAAAGGTTACCTTAATCTGAGCCCAAGGTAGCGGAAAATGGGAATTTGGTGAGGCAGAGGAAAAGGAAAAGACAGCGAATGAGAGCTTTTGTCTAACCCTGCGTTGCAGTTGACGACGGAGGACTGTGCCGTGGTCAGAGTTTTGTGGTCTCTCAAAGTTTTATCTTGCTATCGAACTTTTGTGGTAATTCTCCCCGCCGCACCTGAACTTTATCGTTAGGTATTGAAATAAGGGAAATGGAAAAGATGTTGACATCAAAAAAGCAATCAGAAAAATCTCATCAAAGAATTAACTAAAGCGTCTTCTTTTTTGGGTATCTTTAGTAGATTATGCCTTTTTATGTTGACAGGAAGGGGAATTTAGAGTAAAATAGAAATGGAGGTGGAAATAGATGCTGGCAGTTAAAGGAATTTATGATGGAAGTACTGTTCAACTTTTAGAACAGATTGATCTAAAGAAAACATATTATGTGGCGGTAACATTCCTGGAACCTTTCCATCGAAAAGACTTAGATGAACGAAAGAGAAAATTGCTTTCTTTATGTGGAAGTTGGAAAGACAATCGTAGTCCGGAAGAAATTATAAGAGATATTCATAAGTCCAGAAAGGATTCAGATCGCCTGGAGAATGGATTATGAATTATTTACTGGATACAGATACCTATGTTTATTACCTTAATGAGAACGAGAATATTCGACAGAAATTTCTTGAATTAGAACCTACGCAGATATTTATCTCTATACCCACTATATCGGAATTATACTTTGGTGCCTATAATTCGCAGCGGATTGAATCAAATATCCAGAAGATCAAGAAACTTCTGAAGAGTATTGAAATTGCTTCTTCTTCTCTCAAAGTAGCTGAACATTTTGGCAAGATTAAAGCCAATCTCAAA
This genomic stretch from bacterium harbors:
- a CDS encoding PIN domain-containing protein — its product is MTDKLIDTNILVYAYDTSEGIKHEASKNLLKQIWEAGGGIVCVQNMMEFFVVITQKVENPIDVKEAKTIVEDILKSDNWKIIDRDVDTFLSAIDLVSKYNIHLWDAVIAACMKENGIIEIVTENKADFEKIPDIRVIIPF
- a CDS encoding PIN domain-containing protein; its protein translation is MNYLLDTDTYVYYLNENENIRQKFLELEPTQIFISIPTISELYFGAYNSQRIESNIQKIKKLLKSIEIASSSLKVAEHFGKIKANLKKEGAIISDFDILIASYAMANDLTLVTNNEEHFNRIQNLKVENWLE